CAGGTGTAAGACCGGCGCGTTGGCAGCGGGAGCCCCGTAGACGTGGGTGTTCACGAGCATCTGATCATCGGCGCGGTAGAACGAGTTGTACAGGACCGTGCTGTGAAGGCGGAACTCCACGCCCTCCACGGCGCGCAGCGGCCTGTACAGCACGATCACGTTGCGGATCTTGGCGGCCATCGCATCGTTGATGCCCTCGTCGGCGCCGCGCTGTGCGACCGCTGCGCTGTCCGGGTCGCCGAGCAGGATGCGCACGCGTACTCCGGCCTTGGCCTTGTCGGCGAGCAGGTGCAGCACGCTGGCGTCCTCGGCCAGAAAGAAACCGCTGTAGACGAGTACCCCGATCTCCTCCTTGGCGGACTCGAAGAGGTGTCGCCAAGCGTCGCGGGGCACGGTCCAGCGGTGCGGGTGGACGGCGATGATCTCGCTCTCGGATGCCGCCGCGCTCTGCTTGGGGGTGAGGGCCTGCGGCCAAAGGTACGTCTCGTCCATGCCGAGTCGCGCCGCGACCGCGTATCGATGGCGC
This sequence is a window from Spinactinospora alkalitolerans. Protein-coding genes within it:
- a CDS encoding DUF5919 domain-containing protein, with protein sequence MPNERLRAALLEQGLTPADLAEAVGVDTKSVERWIGLDRTPYRRHRYAVAARLGMDETYLWPQALTPKQSAAASESEIIAVHPHRWTVPRDAWRHLFESAKEEIGVLVYSGFFLAEDASVLHLLADKAKAGVRVRILLGDPDSAAVAQRGADEGINDAMAAKIRNVIVLYRPLRAVEGVEFRLHSTVLYNSFYRADDQMLVNTHVYGAPAANAPVLHLRKIVGGGMVNTYAESFERVWSEAAPLD